The following coding sequences are from one Phyllostomus discolor isolate MPI-MPIP mPhyDis1 chromosome 11, mPhyDis1.pri.v3, whole genome shotgun sequence window:
- the IRS2 gene encoding insulin receptor substrate 2 isoform X2: protein MASPPLHGPPGPAGSDGPNLNNNNNNNNHSVRKCGYLRKQKHGHKRFFVLRGPGASGEEATAGGGPAPQPPRLEYYENEKKWRSKAGAPKRVISLDCCLNINKRADAKHKYLIALYTKDEYFAVAAENEQEQEGWYRALTDLVSEGRAGAGDSTLSSITTGSCSASLPGALGGSAGADESYGLVAPATSVYREVWQVNLKPKGLGQSKNLTGVYRLCLSARTIGFVKLNCEQPSVTLQLMNIRRCGHSDSFFFIEVGRSAVTGPGELWMQADDSVVAQNIHETILEAMKALKELFEFRPRSKSQSSGSSATHPISVPGARRHHHLVNLPPSQTGLVRRSRTDSLAATPPATKCSSCRVRTASEGDGGTAAGTGAAGGRPVSVAGSPLSPGPVRVPLSRSHTLSGGCGSRVSKVTLPPAGGALQHSRSMSMPVAHSPPAATSPGSLSSSSGHGSGSYPLPPGPHTHLQHPLHHHTSQRPSSGSASASGSPSDPGFMSLDEYGSSPGDLRAFCSHRSNTPESIAETPPAKDGSGSELYGYMTMDRPLSHCGRPYRRVSGDGAQDLDRGLRKRTYSLTTPARQRPVPQPSSASLDEYTLMRATFSGSSGRLCPTCPTSSPKVAYHPYPEDYGDIEIGSHRSSSSNLGTDDGYMPMTPGVALMGGGSGSCKSDDYMPMSPTSVSAPKQILQPRAAAAAALPPTGPAVPAPANAAGRAFPENGASYKASSPAESSPEDSGYMRMWCGSKLSMENTDSKLLPNGDYLNMSPSDAGTSETPPDFFSAALHGGEMLRGVPGYCYSSLPRSYKAPYTCSGDNDQYVLMSSPVGRILEEERLEPQASVATTQSASALVAGVSGIGHTQPPHSAVPSPGRLGGSGSSRPEGFLNQRCRAVRPTRLSLEGLQTLPSMHEYPLPSEPKSPGEYINIDFGESGARLSPPAPPLLASAASSSSLLSASSPASSLGSGTPGTSSDSRQRSPLSDYMNLDFSSPKSPKPGTQTGDPVGSLDALLSPDASSRYPPLPPRPAAPSSLKSQPPPPPSPGELYRLPPASTPQGPSAASSSSSETGDNGDYTEMAFGVAATPPQPIVAPPKPEGARVTSPTSGMKRLSLMDQVSGVEAFLQAGQPPDPHRGAKVIRADPQGGRRRHSSETFSSTTTVTPVSPSFAHNPKRHNSASVENVSLRKSSEGGGSGVLSGGDEPPPSPHQLQPQLTQQARPWTPSQPGGLVGCPGGSGSPMRRETSAGFQNGLNYIAIDVRDEPGSSPPQQQHPQSQHPHPQPGDKSAWGRTRSLGGLISTVGAGSAGGVVGGPGPGALPSNTYASIDFLSHHLKEATIVKE, encoded by the exons ATGGCGAGCCCGCCGCTGCACGGCCCCCCCGGGCCGGCGGGCAGCGACGGCCCCaacctcaacaacaacaacaacaacaacaaccacagcGTGCGCAAGTGCGGCTACCTGCGCAAGCAGAAGCACGGCCACAAACGCTTTTTCGTGCTGCGCGGGCCCGGCGCGAGCGGCGAGGAGGCAACGGCGGGTGGGGGTCCAGCACCGCAGCCTCCGCGGCTCGAGTACTACGAGAACGAGAAGAAGTGGCGGAGCAAGGCGGGCGCCCCGAAGCGGGTCATCTCGCTCGACTGCTGCCTGAACATCAACAAGCGCGCCGACGCCAAGCACAAGTACCTGATCGCCCTCTACACCAAGGACGAGTACTTTGCCGTGGCGGCCGAGAacgagcaggagcaggagggctGGTACCGCGCGCTCACCGACCTGGTCAGCGAGGGCCGCGCTGGTGCCGGCGACTCGACCCTCTCCTCCATCACCACCGGGTCCTGCAGTGCCTCTTTGCCTGGCGCCCTGGGCGGCTCAGCGGGTGCTGATGAGAGCTACGGGCTGGTGGCGCCCGCCACATCAGTCTACCGCGAGGTATGGCAGGTGAACCTGAAGCCAAAGGGTTTGGGCCAAAGCAAGAACTTGACAGGCGTCTACCGCCTGTGTCTGTCCGCTCGCACTATTGGTTTCGTAAAGCTGAACTGTGAGCAGCCGTCGGTGACGCTGCAGCTCATGAACATCCGCCGCTGCGGCCACTCGGACAGCTTCTTCTTCATCGAGGTGGGCCGCTCAGCTGTCACCGGCCCTGGCGAGCTGTGGATGCAGGCCGACGACTCGGTGGTGGCCCAGAACATCCATGAGACCATCCTGGAGGCCATGAAAGCACTCAAGGAGCTCTTCGAGTTCCGGCCGCGCAGCAAGAGCCAGTCGTCGGGCTCCTCAGCCACACATCCCATTAGCGTCCCCGGCGCTCGCAGGCACCACCACCTGGTCAACCTGCCCCCCAGCCAGACTGGCCTGGTGCGCCGCTCACGCACCGACAGCCTGGCTGCCACCCCGCCGGCTACCAAATGCAGCTCATGCCGGGTGCGCACGGCCAGCGAGGGCGACGGCGGCACGGCGGCGGGAACGGGGGCGGCGGGTGGAAGGCCCGTGTCGGTGGCTGGGAGCCCCCTGAGCCCCGGGCCGGTGCGCGTGCCCCTGAGCCGCTCGCACACCCTGAGCGGTGGCTGCGGTAGCCGTGTGAGCAAGGTGACACTGCCTCCGGCAGGGGGCGCCCTGCAACACAGCCGCTCCATGTCCATGCCCGTGGCGCATTCGCCCCCGGCAGCCACCAGCCCAGGCAGTCTTTCGTCCAGCAGCGGGCATGGTTCGGGCTCCTACCCACTGCCTCCGGGTCCGCACACGCACCTGCAGCATCCTCTGCACCACCACACGAGCCAGCGGCCCTCCAGTGGCAGCGCCTCAGCCTCTGGCTCCCCCAGCGATCCCGGCTTCATGTCCTTGGATGAGTACGGCTCCAGCCCTGGGGATTTGAGAGCCTTCTGCAGCCACAGAAGCAACACACCTGAGTCCATTGCCGAGACACCCCCGGCGAAGGATGGGAGTGGGAGCGAGCTATACGGGTACATGACCATGGACAGGCCCCTGAGCCACTGTGGCCGCCCCTACCGTCGGGTCTCAGGGGATGGAGCTCAGGACTTGGACAGAGGGCTGAGGAAGAGGACTTACTCCCTGACCACACCTGCTCGGCAGCGGCCGGtgccccagccctcctctgcATCTCTGGATGAATACACTCTCATGCGGGCCACCTTCTCTGGCAGCTCAGGCCGCCTCTGCCCAACCTGCCCGACATCTTCTCCCAAAGTGGCCTACCACCCTTATCCTGAAGACTACGGCGATATTGAGATTGGGTCCCATAGGAGCTCCAGCAGTAACTTGGGCACGGACGATGGTTACATGCCCATGACCCCTGGCGTGGCCCTCatgggtggtggcagtggcagctgCAAGAGTGACGACTACATGCCCATGAGCCCCACCAGTGTGTCTGCCCCCAAGCAGATCCTGCAGCCacgggctgctgctgctgcagccttgCCCCCCACTGGACCTGCAGTGCCGGCACCCGCCAATGCGGCAGGCAGGGCCTTTCCAGAGAACGGGGCCAGCTACAAAGCTAGCTCCCCGGCTGAAAGTTCTCCCGAGGACAGTGGATACATGCGTATGTGGTGTGGCTCCAAGCTGTCCATGGAGAACACCGACAGCAAGCTGCTTCCCAACGGGGACTACCTCAACATGTCCCCCAGCGACGCGGGCACTTCAGAGACCCCACCCGACTTCTTCTCGGCAGCCTTGCATGGCGGAGAGATGCTCAGGGGTGTCCCTGGCTACTGCTACAGCTCTTTGCCCCGCTCCTACAAGGCTCCCTACACTTGCAGTGGGGACAATGACCAGTATGTGCTCATGAGCTCCCCCGTGGGTCGCATCCTGGAAGAGGAGAGGCTGGAACCTCAGGCCAGTGTGGCGACCACGCAGTCGGCCAGCGCCCTTGTGGCTGGGGTCAGTGGGATTGGGCACACCCAGCCTCCTCACTCCGCAGTGCCTTCTCCAGGGAGGCTAGGTGGCAGCGGCAGTAGCCGCCCAGAGGGCTTCCTGAACCAGCGTTGCCGGGCAGTGAGGCCCACGCGCCTATCCCTGGAGGGGCTGCAGACCTTACCCAGCATGCACGAGTACCCTCTACCGTCGGAGCCCAAAAGTCCCGGAGAGTATATCAATATTGACTTTGGGGAGTCTGGAGCCCGCTTGTCACCGCCTGCCCCTCCGCTGCTGGCTTCGGCAGCCTCATCCTCTTCGCTGCTGTCTGCCAGCAGCCCAGCCTCTTCCCTGGGCTCTGGCACCCCAGGAACTAGCAGCGACAGCCGGCAACGCTCACCACTCTCTGACTACATGAACCTCGACTTCAGTTCGCCCAAGTCACCCAAACCTGGTACCCAGACTGGTGACCCAGTGGGCTCCTTGGATGCCCTCCTATCTCCCGATGCCTCCTCCCGGTACCCGCCACTGCCCCCAcgccctgctgccccctcctccttgAAGTCAcagccacctcccccaccctccccgggaGAGTTGTACCGCCTGCCTCCTGCATCCACTCCCCAAGGCCCCAGTGCTGCCTCCTCTTCGTCCTCGGAGACTGGGGACAATGGTGACTACACCGAGATGGCCTTTGGCGTGGCTGCCACCCCGCCACAACCCATCGTGGCCCCCCCAAAGCCAGAAGGTGCCCGTGTGACCAGCCCCACATCTGGCATGAAGAGGCTGAGTCTCATGGATCAGGTGTCTGGAGTTGAGGCCTTTCTGCAGGCTGGCCAGCCCCCAGACCCACATCGGGGGGCCAAGGTCATCCGTGCAGACCCGCAGGGGGGCCGCCGCCGCCACAGCTCTGAGACCTTTTCCTCAACCACCACTGTGACTCCCGTGTCTCCATCCTTTGCCCACAACCCGAAGCGCCACAACTCGGCCTCGGTGGAAAATGTCTCTCTCAGGAAAAGCAGCGAAGGGGGTGGCAGCGGTGTCCTCAGTGGGGGCGATGAGCCCCCTCCATCTCCCCACCAGTTGCAACCACAGCTCACCCAGCAGGCTCGGCCATGGACACCAAGTCAGCCTGGGGGCCTGGTTGGCTGCCCTGGGGGCAGTGGCTCTCCAATGCGCAGGGAGACGTCTGCTGGCTTTCAGAATGGCCTCAACTACATCGCCATCGATGTGAGAGATGAGCCAGGGTCCTCGCCACCCCAGCAGCAACACCCCCAATCGCAGCATCCGCATCCCCAGCCAGGCGACAAGAGCGCCTGGGGCCGGACCCGTAGCCTTGGGGGTCTCATCAGCACTGTGGGGGCTGGCAGTGCTGGTGGGGTGGTtggggggccaggccctggagccCTGCCTTCCAACACCTATGCCAGCATCGACTTCTTGTCCCATCACCTGAAGGAGGCCACCATTGTGAAAG agtgA
- the IRS2 gene encoding insulin receptor substrate 2 isoform X1 gives MASPPLHGPPGPAGSDGPNLNNNNNNNNHSVRKCGYLRKQKHGHKRFFVLRGPGASGEEATAGGGPAPQPPRLEYYENEKKWRSKAGAPKRVISLDCCLNINKRADAKHKYLIALYTKDEYFAVAAENEQEQEGWYRALTDLVSEGRAGAGDSTLSSITTGSCSASLPGALGGSAGADESYGLVAPATSVYREVWQVNLKPKGLGQSKNLTGVYRLCLSARTIGFVKLNCEQPSVTLQLMNIRRCGHSDSFFFIEVGRSAVTGPGELWMQADDSVVAQNIHETILEAMKALKELFEFRPRSKSQSSGSSATHPISVPGARRHHHLVNLPPSQTGLVRRSRTDSLAATPPATKCSSCRVRTASEGDGGTAAGTGAAGGRPVSVAGSPLSPGPVRVPLSRSHTLSGGCGSRVSKVTLPPAGGALQHSRSMSMPVAHSPPAATSPGSLSSSSGHGSGSYPLPPGPHTHLQHPLHHHTSQRPSSGSASASGSPSDPGFMSLDEYGSSPGDLRAFCSHRSNTPESIAETPPAKDGSGSELYGYMTMDRPLSHCGRPYRRVSGDGAQDLDRGLRKRTYSLTTPARQRPVPQPSSASLDEYTLMRATFSGSSGRLCPTCPTSSPKVAYHPYPEDYGDIEIGSHRSSSSNLGTDDGYMPMTPGVALMGGGSGSCKSDDYMPMSPTSVSAPKQILQPRAAAAAALPPTGPAVPAPANAAGRAFPENGASYKASSPAESSPEDSGYMRMWCGSKLSMENTDSKLLPNGDYLNMSPSDAGTSETPPDFFSAALHGGEMLRGVPGYCYSSLPRSYKAPYTCSGDNDQYVLMSSPVGRILEEERLEPQASVATTQSASALVAGVSGIGHTQPPHSAVPSPGRLGGSGSSRPEGFLNQRCRAVRPTRLSLEGLQTLPSMHEYPLPSEPKSPGEYINIDFGESGARLSPPAPPLLASAASSSSLLSASSPASSLGSGTPGTSSDSRQRSPLSDYMNLDFSSPKSPKPGTQTGDPVGSLDALLSPDASSRYPPLPPRPAAPSSLKSQPPPPPSPGELYRLPPASTPQGPSAASSSSSETGDNGDYTEMAFGVAATPPQPIVAPPKPEGARVTSPTSGMKRLSLMDQVSGVEAFLQAGQPPDPHRGAKVIRADPQGGRRRHSSETFSSTTTVTPVSPSFAHNPKRHNSASVENVSLRKSSEGGGSGVLSGGDEPPPSPHQLQPQLTQQARPWTPSQPGGLVGCPGGSGSPMRRETSAGFQNGLNYIAIDVRDEPGSSPPQQQHPQSQHPHPQPGDKSAWGRTRSLGGLISTVGAGSAGGVVGGPGPGALPSNTYASIDFLSHHLKEATIVKDIHDLSRKAPFSCAEEASWPPAAPSTHSTSCSENLPLRDTLPSATAATVVGSGQSHLAGQLCVTNPSG, from the exons ATGGCGAGCCCGCCGCTGCACGGCCCCCCCGGGCCGGCGGGCAGCGACGGCCCCaacctcaacaacaacaacaacaacaacaaccacagcGTGCGCAAGTGCGGCTACCTGCGCAAGCAGAAGCACGGCCACAAACGCTTTTTCGTGCTGCGCGGGCCCGGCGCGAGCGGCGAGGAGGCAACGGCGGGTGGGGGTCCAGCACCGCAGCCTCCGCGGCTCGAGTACTACGAGAACGAGAAGAAGTGGCGGAGCAAGGCGGGCGCCCCGAAGCGGGTCATCTCGCTCGACTGCTGCCTGAACATCAACAAGCGCGCCGACGCCAAGCACAAGTACCTGATCGCCCTCTACACCAAGGACGAGTACTTTGCCGTGGCGGCCGAGAacgagcaggagcaggagggctGGTACCGCGCGCTCACCGACCTGGTCAGCGAGGGCCGCGCTGGTGCCGGCGACTCGACCCTCTCCTCCATCACCACCGGGTCCTGCAGTGCCTCTTTGCCTGGCGCCCTGGGCGGCTCAGCGGGTGCTGATGAGAGCTACGGGCTGGTGGCGCCCGCCACATCAGTCTACCGCGAGGTATGGCAGGTGAACCTGAAGCCAAAGGGTTTGGGCCAAAGCAAGAACTTGACAGGCGTCTACCGCCTGTGTCTGTCCGCTCGCACTATTGGTTTCGTAAAGCTGAACTGTGAGCAGCCGTCGGTGACGCTGCAGCTCATGAACATCCGCCGCTGCGGCCACTCGGACAGCTTCTTCTTCATCGAGGTGGGCCGCTCAGCTGTCACCGGCCCTGGCGAGCTGTGGATGCAGGCCGACGACTCGGTGGTGGCCCAGAACATCCATGAGACCATCCTGGAGGCCATGAAAGCACTCAAGGAGCTCTTCGAGTTCCGGCCGCGCAGCAAGAGCCAGTCGTCGGGCTCCTCAGCCACACATCCCATTAGCGTCCCCGGCGCTCGCAGGCACCACCACCTGGTCAACCTGCCCCCCAGCCAGACTGGCCTGGTGCGCCGCTCACGCACCGACAGCCTGGCTGCCACCCCGCCGGCTACCAAATGCAGCTCATGCCGGGTGCGCACGGCCAGCGAGGGCGACGGCGGCACGGCGGCGGGAACGGGGGCGGCGGGTGGAAGGCCCGTGTCGGTGGCTGGGAGCCCCCTGAGCCCCGGGCCGGTGCGCGTGCCCCTGAGCCGCTCGCACACCCTGAGCGGTGGCTGCGGTAGCCGTGTGAGCAAGGTGACACTGCCTCCGGCAGGGGGCGCCCTGCAACACAGCCGCTCCATGTCCATGCCCGTGGCGCATTCGCCCCCGGCAGCCACCAGCCCAGGCAGTCTTTCGTCCAGCAGCGGGCATGGTTCGGGCTCCTACCCACTGCCTCCGGGTCCGCACACGCACCTGCAGCATCCTCTGCACCACCACACGAGCCAGCGGCCCTCCAGTGGCAGCGCCTCAGCCTCTGGCTCCCCCAGCGATCCCGGCTTCATGTCCTTGGATGAGTACGGCTCCAGCCCTGGGGATTTGAGAGCCTTCTGCAGCCACAGAAGCAACACACCTGAGTCCATTGCCGAGACACCCCCGGCGAAGGATGGGAGTGGGAGCGAGCTATACGGGTACATGACCATGGACAGGCCCCTGAGCCACTGTGGCCGCCCCTACCGTCGGGTCTCAGGGGATGGAGCTCAGGACTTGGACAGAGGGCTGAGGAAGAGGACTTACTCCCTGACCACACCTGCTCGGCAGCGGCCGGtgccccagccctcctctgcATCTCTGGATGAATACACTCTCATGCGGGCCACCTTCTCTGGCAGCTCAGGCCGCCTCTGCCCAACCTGCCCGACATCTTCTCCCAAAGTGGCCTACCACCCTTATCCTGAAGACTACGGCGATATTGAGATTGGGTCCCATAGGAGCTCCAGCAGTAACTTGGGCACGGACGATGGTTACATGCCCATGACCCCTGGCGTGGCCCTCatgggtggtggcagtggcagctgCAAGAGTGACGACTACATGCCCATGAGCCCCACCAGTGTGTCTGCCCCCAAGCAGATCCTGCAGCCacgggctgctgctgctgcagccttgCCCCCCACTGGACCTGCAGTGCCGGCACCCGCCAATGCGGCAGGCAGGGCCTTTCCAGAGAACGGGGCCAGCTACAAAGCTAGCTCCCCGGCTGAAAGTTCTCCCGAGGACAGTGGATACATGCGTATGTGGTGTGGCTCCAAGCTGTCCATGGAGAACACCGACAGCAAGCTGCTTCCCAACGGGGACTACCTCAACATGTCCCCCAGCGACGCGGGCACTTCAGAGACCCCACCCGACTTCTTCTCGGCAGCCTTGCATGGCGGAGAGATGCTCAGGGGTGTCCCTGGCTACTGCTACAGCTCTTTGCCCCGCTCCTACAAGGCTCCCTACACTTGCAGTGGGGACAATGACCAGTATGTGCTCATGAGCTCCCCCGTGGGTCGCATCCTGGAAGAGGAGAGGCTGGAACCTCAGGCCAGTGTGGCGACCACGCAGTCGGCCAGCGCCCTTGTGGCTGGGGTCAGTGGGATTGGGCACACCCAGCCTCCTCACTCCGCAGTGCCTTCTCCAGGGAGGCTAGGTGGCAGCGGCAGTAGCCGCCCAGAGGGCTTCCTGAACCAGCGTTGCCGGGCAGTGAGGCCCACGCGCCTATCCCTGGAGGGGCTGCAGACCTTACCCAGCATGCACGAGTACCCTCTACCGTCGGAGCCCAAAAGTCCCGGAGAGTATATCAATATTGACTTTGGGGAGTCTGGAGCCCGCTTGTCACCGCCTGCCCCTCCGCTGCTGGCTTCGGCAGCCTCATCCTCTTCGCTGCTGTCTGCCAGCAGCCCAGCCTCTTCCCTGGGCTCTGGCACCCCAGGAACTAGCAGCGACAGCCGGCAACGCTCACCACTCTCTGACTACATGAACCTCGACTTCAGTTCGCCCAAGTCACCCAAACCTGGTACCCAGACTGGTGACCCAGTGGGCTCCTTGGATGCCCTCCTATCTCCCGATGCCTCCTCCCGGTACCCGCCACTGCCCCCAcgccctgctgccccctcctccttgAAGTCAcagccacctcccccaccctccccgggaGAGTTGTACCGCCTGCCTCCTGCATCCACTCCCCAAGGCCCCAGTGCTGCCTCCTCTTCGTCCTCGGAGACTGGGGACAATGGTGACTACACCGAGATGGCCTTTGGCGTGGCTGCCACCCCGCCACAACCCATCGTGGCCCCCCCAAAGCCAGAAGGTGCCCGTGTGACCAGCCCCACATCTGGCATGAAGAGGCTGAGTCTCATGGATCAGGTGTCTGGAGTTGAGGCCTTTCTGCAGGCTGGCCAGCCCCCAGACCCACATCGGGGGGCCAAGGTCATCCGTGCAGACCCGCAGGGGGGCCGCCGCCGCCACAGCTCTGAGACCTTTTCCTCAACCACCACTGTGACTCCCGTGTCTCCATCCTTTGCCCACAACCCGAAGCGCCACAACTCGGCCTCGGTGGAAAATGTCTCTCTCAGGAAAAGCAGCGAAGGGGGTGGCAGCGGTGTCCTCAGTGGGGGCGATGAGCCCCCTCCATCTCCCCACCAGTTGCAACCACAGCTCACCCAGCAGGCTCGGCCATGGACACCAAGTCAGCCTGGGGGCCTGGTTGGCTGCCCTGGGGGCAGTGGCTCTCCAATGCGCAGGGAGACGTCTGCTGGCTTTCAGAATGGCCTCAACTACATCGCCATCGATGTGAGAGATGAGCCAGGGTCCTCGCCACCCCAGCAGCAACACCCCCAATCGCAGCATCCGCATCCCCAGCCAGGCGACAAGAGCGCCTGGGGCCGGACCCGTAGCCTTGGGGGTCTCATCAGCACTGTGGGGGCTGGCAGTGCTGGTGGGGTGGTtggggggccaggccctggagccCTGCCTTCCAACACCTATGCCAGCATCGACTTCTTGTCCCATCACCTGAAGGAGGCCACCATTGTGAAAG ATATCCATGATCTGTCCAGGAAAGCCCCCTTCTCCTGTGCAGAGGAGGCctcctggcccccagcagccccctccaCTCATAGCACCTCCTGTTCTGAAAACCTTCCGCTGCGGGACACCCTGCCCTCCGCCACAGCGGCCACTGTGGTCGGATCAGGGCAGTCCCATTTGGCGGGGCAGCTCTGTGTTACCAACCCGTCAGGCTGA